GGGCTGCGTGACGGGATTCTGCTGCAAGAACGCCTGCGCCGTCGCGGCGTCGGGCGCTTCGTGGATGCGGTAGATCATCTCGATGCCCCCCCGGTCCTGCCGCTCCTCGCGCACGAAGCGAACGGAGCCGCGGGACTTTGCCGCGCGGGGACGCGGGGAGACGCGCTTCGTGGGCGCCTGCTCGCCGGTCCGGAAGGGCCTTCCGCCGTGCTTTGCAAACGCGGCCTTGGCCGCCTCGAAGGTCTCGACGGTCAGATCCTCGCCCGCCAGGATCGCGTGGAAGGTCCCGTCCTGCGAGAACCGGTAGACGCCAAAGGTGAGCGTCTCCGTGCACACGAGGGCCCCCGTGTCCTTTGCCTCGTGGATGCACGGCACCTCGAGCAGAGCCTCGCGCGCCGCGCCCTCCGTCGGAAACGCGTGCAGGATGTACGGCTCGAACTTCTGGCTCGCGTTGCGGTTGATCCAGTACGCGCTCGATTTCTCGTCCGTGTCCTGGCGTGTCCCGACGTTGTCGCGCTCGAGGAATTCGCCGGGCGTTCGCTGCTCCGCGCTCTCGGACTTGCCCACAAGACGGCTCCAAAGGCCCACGTTCTCTGCCTCCCCGAGAGCGAGGCGCGGGGGCTCCCATAAGTTTTCGCGCCGCGCGATGAACATTCATCGCGGCTTTCGCCGCGCGAGGAGAAGCGCCGCCAGCGCAAGAAGCCACAGCGGCGCCGCTGCAAACGGCGTCGAACGCTCGCGCGTCGTCGGCGGCGGATCGTCGTCCCACGCGGCGGAGGCCTGCCCGCAATGTCCAGGCAGGACCGATTTCTCCACGCGCACGCTTTTCGAATCCTGCGACACGGCGTAGGGCGGGTTGTCGTGCGCGACGGCGGCAACGGCCGCGCCGCCCTCGCGGCTGCAGTCGCGCGGCCACGTGAACGAGAGCACGAACGCGTGCTCGTACGCGCGGCGCTCCGGTGGCGTGCAATCGCGGCCCGCGAGGACCTCGATCGTCGCGGGCGAGACGGAGAGCGAGGTCATGGGAAGCCCCGTCGCTTCGAGCTCGATTCGCGTGGCGCGGGAAGCGGGCCCGCTGCAGGCGATGGTGTACGTGACCGTTCCGTCCACGCTTGCGAAGTACGCGTCGCCGAGGTCGATCCGCTCCCACGCGAACCGCACGGTCGTCGTGGTCTCGACGCCCACGCTTGGCTGCGCGAGGGCGGGCGCTGCGGCCAGCAGGAGCGACGAAAGGGCGAGCCATCGCGCGCGCACGACGTGCCCACGGGTCGGGCGCGCCTTAAGCGTTGGGGGCGCGTCGCGCCGGCCGTGGATTGTCCGTTTCCGTCGCGCGCGTCGTCGCCAGGAACAAGTACCACCTCGACGGTCGGGACGTCGTGCGGAACGAGCCGATCTTCGTCCAGCTTCCCCGGCGCGAGACGGGGTGCCTTTCGTACGTCGTGGCCGATCCGCAGACGCGTCGCGCCGCCGTCGTCGATCCGCCGCAGGATCTCGCGCCGATCCTCTCGGCCGTCGCGGCGCAGCGGCTGCACGTCGACGCCGTGGTCGAGACCCACACGCACGCCGACCACCTCTCCGGCGCGCGGCGGCTGGCCTCGCACGCGCAGGCGCGCCTCGTGCTGCCCGAGCGAAGCCCGGCCGCGTTCCCGTACGAGAAGCTCGCCGACGGAGGCGACTTTCGCGTGGGCGATCTGCGACTTCGCGCGCTTGCGACGCCCGGCCACACGCCGGACGCCATGACGCTCGTGCTTGCCGACCGTGCGCTCGTGGGCGACACGCTTCTTCCCGGCACGGCCGGGCGCGCGGACTTCTACGAGGGGGGAATCGAGGAGATGTACCACTCGCTGTTCGACCGGCTGCTGCGCCTCTCGGACGACCTTCTCGTGTACCCGGCGCACTACGGAGCGAAGCACGGCCTTCCCGAGAAGCTCTTCACGACGATCGGCGACGAGCGGCGCTCCAACGAGGCGCTCACGCAGGCGACGAAGGAGGACTTCGTCCGCTACATGACCGAAGGGTGGCCTGAGAAGCCGCACGGGTGGCGCGAGATCGTGGCCGCCAACACACGGGAGTAGCCGCGTGGTCGTCCCGCTCCTTCCCGCGCCCGTCAAGGCGGGCCTGCGCGAGAACGCGCTGCTGTTTGCATTGCTCGTGCTCGTCAACGCTTTCGTGGGCACGATGGTGGGGATCGAGCGCACGCTCGTTCCGCTTCTGGGCGAGGAGGTCTTCGGGCTTGCCTCGAAGTCGGCCGTGCTGTCGTTCATCGCGACCTTCGGCCTCGTGAAGGCCTTCTCGAACCTGGCCGCCGGCGCGTGGAGCGAGCGAGTAGGCCGCCGCCGCGTGCTCCTCGTCGGCTGGGCGATCGGGCTTCCCGTG
The window above is part of the Candidatus Thermoplasmatota archaeon genome. Proteins encoded here:
- a CDS encoding MBL fold metallo-hydrolase, with protein sequence MSVSVARVVARNKYHLDGRDVVRNEPIFVQLPRRETGCLSYVVADPQTRRAAVVDPPQDLAPILSAVAAQRLHVDAVVETHTHADHLSGARRLASHAQARLVLPERSPAAFPYEKLADGGDFRVGDLRLRALATPGHTPDAMTLVLADRALVGDTLLPGTAGRADFYEGGIEEMYHSLFDRLLRLSDDLLVYPAHYGAKHGLPEKLFTTIGDERRSNEALTQATKEDFVRYMTEGWPEKPHGWREIVAANTRE